From Acidisarcina polymorpha, one genomic window encodes:
- a CDS encoding phospholipase D-like domain-containing protein translates to MARSLIVLPDDSAAPILNAIQQAKTSLHIKMFVFSDAALVHSVLTAHQRKVKVRVMLNPARRSGQEDNLGTRGLLERAGIEVLDSNPAYDITHEKSVVIDGRAALIQSLNWESKNFEKVRDYAVMTTHKNEVAEIVACFEADWHRAPFAPGSGDLLWCKGNARERIAHIIDAARHSLIVQNERYQDPVIIERLVRARRRGVKVHMFARAPHMLKQEKLVEGLEGLRIMDDVGIKIHTVKHLKLHAKMLLADGERAIIGSINLTPGSFDSRRELAIEVTDKHVVNRLHQVAAHDWEHSRPLDLSDQAILEDLKGRLDPCGLALDCAPGR, encoded by the coding sequence ATGGCCCGCTCTCTGATTGTTCTGCCAGATGATTCTGCCGCGCCCATTCTGAACGCCATTCAACAAGCCAAAACATCTCTGCATATCAAGATGTTTGTGTTCTCCGATGCAGCCCTGGTTCATTCCGTGCTAACGGCGCACCAGCGAAAAGTAAAAGTCCGAGTGATGTTGAACCCGGCAAGACGCAGTGGCCAGGAGGATAATCTGGGCACGCGCGGACTACTGGAACGAGCGGGCATTGAGGTGTTGGACAGTAACCCTGCCTATGACATCACTCACGAGAAGTCTGTCGTCATTGACGGGCGCGCTGCGCTGATCCAGTCACTGAACTGGGAATCAAAGAACTTTGAAAAGGTTCGTGATTATGCTGTGATGACAACCCATAAAAATGAAGTGGCTGAGATCGTCGCCTGCTTTGAAGCAGACTGGCACCGAGCCCCGTTTGCACCTGGAAGTGGCGATCTGCTCTGGTGCAAGGGAAACGCGCGCGAGCGCATCGCGCACATAATCGATGCTGCCCGGCACTCGCTCATCGTGCAAAACGAGCGATATCAGGATCCGGTGATCATTGAGCGCCTGGTGCGGGCACGTAGGCGAGGCGTGAAGGTGCATATGTTCGCCCGCGCACCTCACATGCTCAAGCAGGAAAAGCTGGTCGAAGGCCTGGAAGGTCTGCGCATCATGGACGATGTTGGGATCAAGATCCATACCGTAAAGCACCTTAAACTGCATGCCAAGATGTTGCTGGCGGATGGAGAACGGGCGATCATCGGGTCAATCAACCTTACGCCCGGAAGCTTCGATAGCCGGCGAGAGTTAGCCATCGAAGTCACGGACAAACATGTAGTCAATCGTCTGCATCAGGTCGCCGCGCACGACTGGGAACATTCGCGACCACTCGACCTTAGTGATCAAGCGATCCTTGAGGATCTGAAGGGCCGCCTGGACCCATGCGGCCTGGCGCTTGATTGTGCACCGGGCCGTTAG
- a CDS encoding ABC transporter ATP-binding protein, with the protein MNKLLRQLVKPYRAGLVIIFLAMVIETLMGLAAPWPIKIIIDNVAGNHRLAIFADAERYFPALMHTLGTGNLRVAGFAGLLVVLIALIGSIASYVEDYQTESVGQWIAHDLRLRTYDHLQRLSLSFYDTHQTGALLSTITNDILTIENFASSSTLAMLVDILTIVEMLVLMFLLDWDFALIAVGVTPFLLFFMARFKKAVRQATRNVRQKESDILSIVQEGLESERVVQAFGLEELEEKKLEGASRASVDAALSARRVKALMSPLTNMIVALCTGFVLWRGAALIVHGSMTAGTLIVFLAYLTRFFKPVQDIAKMTNNIAQVGVAVERVQAILETDVTIAERADAQEPQAVRGEIVFDHVGFGYDKQSPVLQDVHFTVEPGQFCGIVGPTGGGKSTVVSLIARFYDPTCGGVSLDGVDIRNYKLRGLRNQLGFVLQDTVLFRGSVRDNIAYGRPSATEEEIREAARMANAEEFILRMPRGYDTIVGERGLTLSGGQRQRIGIARAIVRNSPILILDEPTAALDTESETLVIEALERLMKGRTVITIAHRLSTIRCADKIVVLKGGVVAEQGTHEELMSVRGIYHGLHNLQMGRTAPAPAAAVPIYCDVKESAEIAAVGS; encoded by the coding sequence ATGAATAAACTGCTACGCCAACTGGTCAAGCCCTATCGCGCCGGCCTAGTGATCATCTTCCTGGCCATGGTGATCGAAACTCTCATGGGGTTGGCTGCGCCGTGGCCCATCAAGATCATTATTGATAATGTGGCAGGCAATCACCGGCTCGCTATTTTCGCGGACGCTGAACGATACTTTCCCGCCTTGATGCATACCCTCGGAACCGGCAACTTAAGGGTGGCCGGGTTCGCAGGTTTGCTGGTAGTGCTCATCGCACTCATCGGTTCAATCGCGTCTTATGTTGAGGATTACCAGACCGAAAGCGTTGGGCAGTGGATCGCGCACGACCTGCGGCTACGGACCTACGATCACTTGCAGCGACTTTCGCTTTCCTTCTACGACACCCATCAAACCGGAGCCCTGCTAAGCACGATTACCAACGACATCCTGACGATTGAGAATTTCGCATCGTCTTCCACGCTGGCCATGTTGGTCGACATTCTGACCATTGTCGAAATGCTGGTGCTCATGTTCCTGCTTGACTGGGACTTCGCGCTGATTGCTGTCGGGGTCACTCCATTTCTGCTCTTCTTTATGGCTCGCTTCAAGAAGGCGGTCCGACAAGCTACGCGGAACGTAAGACAAAAGGAGTCGGATATCCTGTCGATCGTGCAGGAGGGCCTGGAGTCTGAACGCGTGGTCCAGGCCTTCGGTCTCGAAGAACTGGAGGAGAAAAAACTCGAGGGAGCCAGCCGCGCCAGCGTCGATGCGGCTTTAAGTGCGAGGCGGGTCAAAGCGCTGATGTCTCCACTTACGAACATGATTGTTGCGCTCTGTACCGGCTTCGTATTGTGGCGTGGTGCAGCGCTGATCGTACACGGTTCTATGACGGCAGGCACGCTCATCGTGTTCCTGGCTTATCTAACTCGCTTCTTCAAGCCTGTGCAGGACATCGCGAAGATGACAAACAACATTGCGCAGGTCGGCGTGGCTGTCGAGCGTGTGCAGGCGATTCTCGAGACGGATGTGACCATTGCTGAGCGGGCAGATGCGCAGGAGCCGCAGGCAGTCCGGGGCGAGATAGTCTTCGATCACGTTGGTTTTGGCTACGACAAGCAGTCGCCAGTTCTGCAGGATGTACATTTCACAGTCGAACCAGGCCAATTCTGCGGCATCGTCGGTCCCACGGGCGGAGGCAAATCGACGGTTGTGAGCCTTATTGCGCGTTTTTACGATCCGACGTGCGGGGGAGTGTCGCTCGATGGCGTCGACATCCGGAACTACAAGTTGCGTGGATTACGCAACCAACTTGGATTTGTATTGCAGGACACCGTTCTGTTTCGCGGCTCGGTTCGTGACAACATTGCGTACGGGCGCCCATCCGCAACCGAGGAGGAGATTCGCGAGGCTGCCCGCATGGCGAATGCCGAAGAGTTTATCCTCCGCATGCCGCGCGGCTACGACACGATCGTAGGGGAGCGAGGCCTGACGCTTTCCGGTGGGCAACGTCAGCGAATCGGGATCGCTCGTGCGATCGTCCGCAACAGTCCCATACTAATACTAGATGAGCCGACAGCCGCCCTAGACACGGAGTCTGAAACGCTCGTGATCGAGGCACTGGAGAGGCTTATGAAGGGACGTACCGTCATCACGATTGCGCATCGGCTCAGCACAATTCGTTGCGCCGACAAGATTGTGGTGCTCAAGGGAGGGGTTGTGGCTGAACAAGGCACGCACGAGGAGCTCATGTCCGTAAGGGGAATTTATCACGGGTTGCACAACTTGCAGATGGGTAGGACAGCCCCGGCGCCCGCTGCCGCTGTTCCCATTTACTGCGACGTGAAGGAATCGGCCGAAATAGCGGCCGTCGGAAGTTAA
- a CDS encoding response regulator transcription factor: MTILIVDDNAGIRKLLRRALRKIASNIFECADGSQALAMYTECLPDIVLMDIKMQHLDGLAATQQLRECYPFARVVILTDYDDDQLRAAAQKAGACAYVTKQDLTGLDSIVVRFAAL; the protein is encoded by the coding sequence ATGACGATCTTGATAGTAGACGACAATGCGGGCATAAGAAAACTGCTGCGGCGAGCCCTAAGAAAAATCGCATCGAACATCTTTGAATGTGCCGATGGATCACAAGCACTCGCGATGTATACGGAGTGCCTTCCAGACATAGTTTTAATGGATATCAAGATGCAACATCTTGACGGCCTGGCGGCCACGCAACAGCTTCGCGAATGCTATCCCTTCGCCCGGGTCGTTATCTTGACCGACTACGATGACGACCAACTTCGGGCTGCAGCGCAAAAGGCAGGTGCGTGCGCCTACGTGACCAAGCAGGATCTTACCGGGTTGGATTCGATCGTCGTACGCTTCGCCGCCCTGTAA
- a CDS encoding sensor histidine kinase: MGSGTRTAAAFLLFLVCSSFLAHAQYRANLWTADEGLPQGAFRGVAQTSDGYLWLSTLDGLARFDGIRFFLFDRENSPGIESNRFTGLRRGVGDDLWMISEAGVTRYHQGSFQTIYNPRKDYNSIIFSEMGDEHGHIWIQLKDRILQWDERTQRFIDITPKDMRIPYKDIKWAGGAWGVVASQLYVFFKGQFHIYALPKWLPRDAVAAIAADDDGTFWLRRKDGRYVSSRDGVFVLHSGEIFIPHKDSHGNIWQVQLGSDFFRSVRYSSAKGEQSLSFGMMFEDREGTLWFARDGVGLYQMERQQVRTLSREQGLETADIYSLLKSRAGGMWIGGWPNLILYDEGRFTNYTVNDFAPGNLITALLEDSSGKLWVGTHGGLRVLTEGKFQRPPTGLVLPEHSIVQTMYQDREGTLWFGTNGGLVSYRDGKSHTYSGTEGVSTRDLNVITQSASGSLWFGGYQFLARYDHGRFTSLSRGEFLARGAVWALYEDPQGILWIGTYDNGLLRLQNEQVTHFSTRNGLFDNGAFAIQEDDRGNLWISSHHGIYRVKKQELNDVAAGKRSRITSIVYGKRDGMLNIECNGGIAPASAKDNAGRLWFPTQNGIAVIDPASVSPGPPAPKVVIESVLVDQVQTSNARFVCLAPDQHNLEIDYTSPSLIKSDQITFRYKLLGLDPTWTDMGTRRRLYFSHLQPGKYTLQLIAANIDGVWNTDPQELSIHVLAPFYRTEWFMMTLLLGVVLLTIYMWRRRVSMLQRAERQQRTFSQELIASQERERKRIAAELHDSLGQRLIVINNLALMTLLERRARADEGEEPDPMEEISAEAQIALDETRQISYNLRPFQLDRLGLAKAVEALAHKASIAGRFKVIVEIGDIDQAFPEELRINFYRIVQEALTNIMKHAEATCVMVKAVRDPDRITLVVQDNGHGYPAESNRSAAALGGFGAIGMAERATLLGGTITTRSELNQGTTVTAEFVLSKQAAV, encoded by the coding sequence ATGGGTTCAGGCACGCGCACGGCTGCAGCTTTCCTTCTGTTCCTGGTTTGCAGCTCTTTTCTCGCCCATGCGCAATACCGGGCGAACCTGTGGACTGCGGACGAAGGCTTGCCCCAGGGTGCGTTCCGCGGCGTTGCGCAAACTTCCGATGGCTACCTGTGGCTCTCAACTCTTGACGGCCTGGCGCGCTTCGATGGCATCCGCTTTTTTCTTTTTGACCGCGAGAATAGCCCAGGCATCGAATCGAACCGGTTTACCGGCCTGCGCAGAGGCGTTGGGGACGACCTATGGATGATTTCTGAGGCCGGTGTAACCCGGTATCACCAAGGTTCGTTTCAAACGATCTACAACCCTCGCAAGGACTACAACAGTATCATTTTCTCCGAGATGGGGGATGAGCACGGTCACATCTGGATTCAGTTGAAAGATCGCATTCTGCAATGGGACGAGCGAACGCAGCGATTCATCGATATAACCCCGAAGGACATGAGAATTCCCTACAAGGACATCAAATGGGCAGGAGGGGCGTGGGGAGTCGTCGCGTCCCAACTTTATGTTTTCTTCAAGGGACAATTTCATATATACGCCCTGCCAAAATGGCTCCCGCGCGATGCAGTTGCAGCCATAGCCGCGGATGATGATGGAACCTTCTGGCTTAGAAGGAAGGATGGCCGGTACGTCAGTTCGCGTGATGGAGTCTTTGTTTTACACTCCGGCGAGATCTTCATCCCGCACAAGGACAGCCATGGGAATATCTGGCAGGTCCAGCTAGGATCCGATTTCTTCCGTTCAGTGCGCTACTCCTCTGCCAAAGGTGAGCAGTCGCTATCGTTCGGGATGATGTTTGAAGACAGGGAGGGAACACTCTGGTTTGCCAGAGACGGAGTGGGCTTGTACCAAATGGAAAGACAGCAGGTGCGCACTCTGTCAAGGGAGCAAGGGCTTGAAACAGCCGATATCTATTCGCTCCTGAAGAGTAGGGCAGGCGGGATGTGGATTGGAGGCTGGCCGAATCTCATTCTTTACGATGAAGGGCGTTTTACCAACTACACAGTGAATGATTTCGCACCAGGGAACCTGATTACTGCCTTGCTGGAAGACAGTTCAGGCAAACTTTGGGTCGGAACCCATGGCGGCCTTCGAGTGCTGACAGAAGGTAAATTTCAGCGGCCGCCCACCGGCCTTGTGTTGCCAGAACACTCGATCGTGCAGACGATGTATCAAGACAGGGAAGGAACGTTGTGGTTTGGGACCAATGGCGGCCTCGTGTCATACCGCGATGGCAAAAGTCATACGTACAGTGGGACCGAAGGTGTTTCTACAAGAGACCTAAACGTCATCACGCAAAGTGCTTCGGGATCTCTGTGGTTTGGCGGATACCAATTTCTGGCGAGATACGATCACGGCCGTTTCACCTCCTTAAGCCGAGGTGAGTTTTTAGCCAGGGGTGCGGTCTGGGCTTTGTACGAGGATCCCCAAGGTATCCTCTGGATTGGCACCTATGACAATGGGTTGTTGCGCCTTCAGAACGAGCAGGTGACTCACTTCAGCACGCGCAATGGGCTTTTCGATAATGGAGCCTTTGCAATTCAGGAAGACGATCGCGGGAATCTATGGATCAGTTCGCATCATGGGATTTACAGGGTAAAAAAGCAGGAGCTGAACGACGTTGCTGCCGGAAAACGAAGCCGCATTACGTCCATTGTCTACGGCAAGCGAGACGGCATGCTCAACATAGAATGCAATGGCGGTATCGCTCCAGCCAGTGCGAAAGACAATGCCGGAAGGTTGTGGTTCCCGACGCAAAATGGCATCGCCGTCATCGATCCTGCGAGTGTCTCTCCCGGTCCACCGGCCCCCAAAGTGGTGATTGAATCAGTGCTGGTTGACCAGGTGCAAACGTCCAATGCCAGATTCGTTTGTCTCGCGCCCGATCAGCATAACCTCGAGATCGATTACACGTCACCCAGCTTGATCAAGTCCGATCAGATTACATTTCGTTACAAGCTGCTGGGGCTCGACCCGACGTGGACCGACATGGGTACCAGGAGGAGGTTGTACTTCTCTCACCTGCAGCCCGGTAAATACACTTTGCAGTTAATCGCAGCGAACATTGACGGGGTATGGAATACGGACCCACAAGAGCTGAGCATCCATGTGCTCGCCCCCTTTTATCGCACGGAGTGGTTCATGATGACGCTTCTGCTTGGCGTGGTCCTGCTCACGATTTATATGTGGAGACGGCGAGTATCGATGCTGCAGCGCGCGGAACGCCAACAGCGTACATTTTCGCAAGAATTGATCGCTTCCCAGGAGCGCGAGCGGAAGCGGATCGCAGCGGAACTTCACGACTCCCTGGGACAACGCTTGATCGTAATCAACAATTTAGCGCTGATGACACTGCTTGAGCGACGCGCACGTGCGGATGAAGGCGAAGAGCCGGACCCCATGGAAGAGATCAGCGCCGAGGCGCAGATCGCCCTTGACGAAACCCGGCAGATTTCCTACAACTTAAGGCCTTTCCAGTTGGATCGCCTGGGTCTTGCCAAAGCTGTCGAGGCGTTGGCTCATAAGGCTTCGATCGCCGGCCGCTTCAAAGTAATCGTGGAGATTGGGGACATCGATCAAGCGTTTCCTGAGGAACTGCGGATCAACTTCTACCGGATCGTTCAGGAAGCGCTGACGAACATAATGAAGCATGCAGAAGCCACCTGCGTGATGGTCAAGGCCGTACGAGATCCCGATCGAATAACACTGGTGGTACAAGACAACGGCCATGGCTACCCTGCCGAATCGAATCGGTCAGCCGCGGCGCTGGGCGGGTTCGGAGCGATTGGGATGGCGGAGCGGGCTACCCTTTTGGGTGGAACCATAACCACCCGGTCCGAACTGAATCAAGGAACGACGGTCACTGCGGAATTTGTTTTGAGCAAACAGGCGGCTGTATGA
- a CDS encoding response regulator, protein MADDHPIVVSGLVMNIQRDEAFLVVAQAHDGAQALAMIEQLRPDVAIIDVEMPRKDGLTIARTVKQNNWETRIIFLTLHKERDLFHAAMEAGGGAFLVKDSALAEIAVAIKTVMAGRRYVSSGIVDQFMLPQEPVPSDAGLLRDLTPAERRILKLIAEGKSSKEIGADLSIHYRTVENHRTNISRKLGIMGSNALPRFALQYKDKLTT, encoded by the coding sequence GTGGCGGATGACCACCCGATTGTAGTGAGCGGACTGGTCATGAACATTCAGCGGGACGAAGCGTTTTTAGTGGTGGCCCAAGCCCATGATGGAGCACAGGCGCTTGCTATGATCGAGCAGTTACGCCCCGATGTGGCGATTATCGATGTCGAGATGCCCAGGAAAGACGGCCTCACCATCGCTCGAACGGTGAAGCAGAACAATTGGGAAACAAGGATCATCTTTCTCACCCTGCATAAAGAACGAGACCTGTTCCATGCGGCGATGGAGGCGGGGGGCGGCGCCTTCCTGGTAAAAGACAGCGCTTTGGCAGAGATCGCCGTAGCTATCAAGACGGTTATGGCCGGGCGCCGCTATGTCAGCTCGGGTATTGTCGATCAGTTCATGCTTCCTCAGGAACCAGTTCCGTCAGACGCCGGTTTGCTGCGCGATCTTACACCGGCGGAACGCCGAATTCTTAAGCTCATCGCAGAAGGCAAATCGAGCAAGGAGATAGGCGCAGACTTATCTATCCACTACCGCACGGTCGAAAACCACCGAACGAACATCTCACGCAAGCTGGGGATCATGGGCTCGAACGCATTACCCCGCTTCGCCCTGCAGTACAAAGACAAACTGACGACGTAA
- a CDS encoding glycosyl hydrolase family 28 protein, whose translation MNEPSFPQTCSVFRAVLHANADEGPLPRASVEDQDDESNVETAELQQKLDRCEQGKAVELSLGTDPRRNAFLISPINVPVGVSLILDGGVTLYASRDPALYQQQTPGVTCGDLGPKDIYKVGVGCNSLITLTANSGIYGYGVIDGQGGKLLLSGPYAHDCTWWDLTNFKNRPSQPGASCVIPYNGMVNGQASPILISAGNAETPVDQPADCDKGRNSLNCDLTLYKVTVRNPPYHSMRFGGQNVTIWGIRVQSPWNIPNTDGMDIHASNVTVYDATVANGDQEVTLVSNEYPSTNITIDHFHGYGKAGITTLGAGVATSNILVTNAYITGDLPSVNLAEQTVNGQTFAWMQKKFQITGLGQALMNAVDVDALAINNTTQSRGIGSKISNVAFQSICVADVRSPINLELDATDSPLPSAKGITFRDVHVLAPSDQKQTVRHPDGSLSGIGTYDLEFIAPGTVSGGETSTNEFTLDNVVLDNFADGTTSLGLVTASNNLITTTTNIYPAVLNGLHADSKGVSKKVDGTKLMLTSNDYQSTTEVNDPTLAYQCPAPPSFLTGDLFVSLGEGPAYGQSTNLQQAYINSGDSITLSAVVQPAMSQTTLFTYMGYAYNPGLLSIGSPALTNQVRFYEEDRYLGSASLRANGTLASLVLEHVSPGHHKYRAEYPADKFYKTFSFGQVTVAAAAKGW comes from the coding sequence GTGAACGAACCTTCGTTCCCGCAGACATGTTCGGTGTTTCGCGCGGTCCTTCACGCGAATGCGGACGAGGGCCCGCTCCCAAGGGCGAGTGTTGAGGATCAGGATGATGAGTCTAACGTAGAAACAGCAGAGCTTCAGCAGAAACTCGACCGTTGTGAGCAAGGGAAGGCGGTTGAGCTGTCACTGGGCACGGACCCGCGGCGCAATGCCTTCCTTATCAGTCCGATCAATGTTCCGGTCGGTGTTTCGCTCATACTGGATGGTGGTGTTACCTTGTACGCCTCGAGAGACCCTGCTCTTTATCAGCAGCAAACGCCCGGCGTGACCTGCGGTGATCTTGGTCCGAAAGATATCTACAAAGTGGGCGTTGGCTGTAATTCCCTGATCACCCTTACAGCGAATAGCGGAATCTACGGCTACGGAGTCATCGACGGACAAGGAGGCAAGCTCCTCCTTTCCGGGCCTTATGCGCATGACTGCACGTGGTGGGATTTGACTAACTTTAAGAACCGGCCGTCGCAGCCGGGCGCGTCTTGTGTCATTCCATACAACGGCATGGTCAACGGGCAGGCAAGCCCGATACTCATTTCAGCAGGCAATGCAGAAACCCCAGTAGATCAGCCGGCGGACTGCGATAAAGGGCGCAACAGCCTCAACTGCGATCTCACTCTTTATAAGGTCACAGTGCGCAACCCGCCCTATCACTCCATGAGGTTTGGTGGCCAAAACGTAACTATCTGGGGTATCAGAGTCCAGTCCCCCTGGAACATTCCGAATACAGACGGCATGGATATTCATGCCTCGAACGTCACTGTGTATGACGCCACCGTCGCCAATGGCGACCAGGAGGTTACTCTGGTATCGAACGAATACCCTTCGACCAACATAACCATCGACCACTTTCACGGCTATGGAAAAGCTGGCATCACGACCCTGGGCGCTGGAGTCGCTACCTCGAATATTCTGGTTACCAATGCTTACATCACCGGCGACCTGCCAAGCGTGAATCTCGCGGAGCAGACAGTTAACGGACAAACGTTTGCCTGGATGCAAAAGAAGTTCCAAATCACAGGCCTTGGGCAGGCGTTGATGAATGCCGTCGACGTCGACGCTTTGGCGATCAACAACACCACCCAATCACGCGGAATAGGATCAAAAATCTCGAACGTGGCCTTCCAATCCATTTGCGTTGCGGACGTGCGCAGCCCCATCAACCTTGAGCTCGACGCAACGGACTCTCCGCTACCTAGCGCGAAAGGCATCACTTTCAGAGACGTTCACGTACTTGCACCTTCCGACCAGAAGCAGACGGTCCGCCACCCCGATGGTTCGCTTTCTGGCATAGGCACCTACGACCTTGAATTCATAGCGCCCGGAACAGTTAGCGGCGGAGAAACGTCCACCAACGAGTTCACCCTTGACAATGTTGTCCTTGACAACTTCGCCGATGGAACCACATCTCTGGGGCTCGTCACTGCCTCGAACAATCTCATTACAACGACAACGAACATCTACCCGGCAGTTTTGAACGGTCTGCACGCGGATTCAAAGGGCGTTAGTAAGAAGGTTGACGGTACCAAATTGATGCTCACGTCCAACGACTACCAGAGCACTACTGAGGTCAACGATCCTACCTTAGCGTATCAATGCCCTGCCCCGCCCTCATTCCTGACGGGAGACTTGTTTGTGTCGCTCGGTGAGGGGCCGGCCTACGGTCAATCGACAAATCTGCAGCAAGCCTATATCAACAGTGGGGACTCGATTACGCTGAGCGCGGTTGTCCAACCTGCTATGTCGCAGACGACCCTGTTCACCTACATGGGCTACGCGTATAATCCCGGCCTGCTTTCGATAGGCTCTCCTGCGCTCACCAACCAGGTTCGCTTCTATGAAGAAGATCGCTACCTTGGGTCTGCCAGCCTTCGTGCCAACGGAACCTTGGCATCGTTG